A window of Halobellus sp. LT62 contains these coding sequences:
- a CDS encoding DUF6517 family protein, with protein MLSNRRALAALAVALLLVTSGCIGFITGDEPLAFSADPAAVESGAAQDAGYELNDTRPLEINETVEVAGQERQIVATNYLTDYKKSMELGPLGETEVGVFTVVSTPAVEIAGRTLNPIGSYSNARLVQFVQEQYSGMSDIEQVGEENITVQGTEATVTKFAATATLQGQEVDVYIHVTKYRDGEDFIVAIGVYPQQLGGEEENVLSMMRSIEHPSE; from the coding sequence GTGCTATCGAACCGTCGCGCGCTGGCCGCCCTCGCGGTCGCGCTCCTCTTAGTAACGAGTGGATGCATCGGCTTCATCACCGGAGACGAGCCGCTCGCCTTCTCTGCTGACCCGGCCGCCGTCGAGAGCGGGGCCGCCCAAGACGCGGGCTACGAACTGAACGACACGCGGCCGCTCGAAATCAACGAGACCGTCGAGGTCGCCGGACAGGAGCGGCAGATCGTCGCCACGAACTACCTCACCGATTACAAGAAGAGTATGGAGCTCGGCCCGCTCGGTGAGACCGAAGTCGGCGTGTTCACGGTCGTTTCGACGCCTGCCGTCGAAATCGCCGGGCGGACGCTCAACCCGATCGGGAGCTACTCGAACGCGCGATTGGTCCAGTTCGTCCAAGAGCAGTACTCCGGGATGAGCGACATCGAACAAGTCGGCGAAGAGAACATCACCGTACAAGGGACTGAGGCGACGGTGACGAAGTTCGCCGCGACCGCCACCCTCCAAGGCCAAGAGGTCGACGTCTACATTCACGTGACGAAGTACCGCGACGGCGAGGACTTCATCGTCGCGATCGGTGTGTACCCCCAGCAACTCGGCGGCGAGGAGGAGAACGTCCTCTCGATGATGCGCTCGATCGAGCACCCCTCGGAGTGA
- the corA gene encoding magnesium/cobalt transporter CorA produces the protein MISALVYDVGRVERHSIDDESDLEAARVAPGTTWVRVSSPTEAEIRAISEAFSLHPLEIEDVRGGVRPKVEEFDDHTFALVKTVALERGETTFDEEVRTQPIGLFLGEDWLVTMTDEEERVPVVSDVWQSVENQQGRILKQGPDFAAYRVIDHAVEQYFDLLDTVGDTIEGIEESILTTPDSELIEGLNAVRRDLLSFRKVVWPMREAVGTLARGDLVGVDESTEKFYRDVYDHLVEIVDLTETYRDLTRGARDIYLNVVSQSTNEVMKRLTIVATIFIPLTFVVGVYGMNFGEHATNMPELTWPYAYPAVIVGMTLVTAVLLIYFRREGWM, from the coding sequence GTGATCTCTGCGCTCGTCTACGACGTCGGTCGCGTCGAACGTCACTCGATCGACGACGAATCTGACCTCGAAGCCGCCCGAGTGGCACCGGGAACCACGTGGGTCCGCGTGAGTTCGCCCACCGAGGCGGAGATCCGAGCCATCTCGGAGGCGTTCTCGCTACACCCGCTCGAAATCGAGGACGTTCGCGGCGGCGTGCGTCCGAAGGTCGAGGAGTTCGACGATCACACGTTCGCCCTCGTGAAGACCGTCGCGCTCGAACGCGGCGAGACCACGTTCGACGAGGAGGTCCGAACGCAACCGATCGGGCTGTTCCTCGGCGAGGACTGGCTCGTGACGATGACCGACGAGGAAGAGCGCGTGCCGGTCGTTTCGGACGTCTGGCAGTCCGTCGAGAACCAACAGGGTCGGATCCTCAAGCAGGGTCCCGACTTCGCGGCGTACCGCGTGATCGATCACGCGGTCGAGCAGTACTTCGACCTGCTGGACACCGTCGGCGACACGATCGAAGGGATCGAAGAGTCCATTCTCACGACTCCCGACAGCGAACTCATCGAGGGCTTGAACGCCGTCCGTCGGGACCTGCTGTCGTTCCGCAAGGTCGTCTGGCCGATGCGCGAAGCCGTCGGCACGCTGGCGCGCGGGGATCTGGTCGGTGTCGACGAGAGTACCGAGAAGTTCTACCGCGACGTGTACGACCACCTCGTCGAGATCGTCGACCTCACGGAAACGTACCGTGATTTGACCCGCGGAGCGCGTGACATCTACCTCAACGTCGTCTCCCAGTCGACGAACGAGGTGATGAAGCGGCTGACCATCGTCGCGACGATTTTCATCCCGTTGACGTTCGTCGTCGGCGTCTACGGGATGAACTTCGGCGAGCACGCGACGAATATGCCTGAACTGACGTGGCCGTACGCCTATCCCGCCGTCATCGTCGGAATGACGCTCGTCACAGCGGTTTTGCTGATCTACTTCCGCCGTGAGGGGTGGATGTGA
- a CDS encoding transcription initiation factor IIB, translating into MSDTRTRERTDERRRFRAGGRFADDRSETVRETEAADEQTTDEQTTDEQTTDEQTTDEQTTDEQTTDEQTTDEQTTDEREDERFVCPECGGNLVTDEAHGETVCTDCGLVVDEDSIDRGPEWRAFDSAERDKKSRVGAPTTNLMHDKGLSTNIGWQNKDAYGKALSSRQREQMQRLRTWNERFRTRDSKERNLKQALGEIDRMASALGLPENVRETASVIYRRALSEDLLPGRSIEGVATAALYAAARQAGTPRSLDEIERVSRVDKMELTRTYRYVVRELKLEVEPADPEQYVPRFASELGLSDEAERQARQLLRNAKQAAIHSGKSPVGLAAAAVYAAALLTNEKVTQSEVSEVADVSEVTIRNRYKELLEADDAGMIA; encoded by the coding sequence ATGAGTGATACACGAACCCGAGAACGAACCGACGAGCGCAGGAGGTTCCGGGCCGGCGGCCGATTCGCCGACGACCGGAGCGAGACAGTACGCGAAACGGAGGCAGCGGACGAACAGACCACGGACGAACAGACCACGGACGAACAGACCACGGACGAACAGACCACGGACGAACAGACCACGGACGAACAGACCACGGACGAACAGACCACGGACGAACAGACCACGGACGAACGGGAAGACGAGCGGTTCGTCTGTCCGGAGTGCGGTGGCAACCTCGTCACCGACGAGGCACACGGAGAGACCGTGTGTACCGACTGCGGCCTCGTCGTCGACGAAGATTCGATCGACCGCGGGCCGGAGTGGCGCGCCTTCGATAGCGCCGAGCGGGACAAGAAGTCGCGCGTCGGCGCGCCGACGACGAACCTGATGCACGACAAGGGCCTGTCGACGAATATCGGCTGGCAGAACAAAGACGCCTACGGGAAGGCGCTCTCGTCGCGCCAGCGCGAGCAGATGCAGCGGCTGCGCACGTGGAACGAGCGCTTCCGCACCCGAGACTCGAAGGAGCGCAACCTCAAGCAGGCGCTCGGCGAGATCGATCGAATGGCCTCCGCGCTCGGACTCCCGGAGAACGTTCGGGAGACCGCCTCGGTCATCTACCGCCGCGCGCTCAGCGAGGACCTCCTCCCCGGCCGCTCCATCGAGGGCGTCGCGACCGCGGCGCTGTACGCGGCCGCCCGGCAGGCCGGGACGCCGCGCTCGCTCGACGAGATCGAGCGCGTCTCCCGCGTCGACAAGATGGAACTGACGCGGACGTACCGCTACGTCGTCCGCGAGCTCAAGCTGGAAGTCGAGCCCGCGGACCCCGAGCAGTACGTCCCCCGCTTCGCCTCCGAGCTCGGCCTCTCCGACGAGGCCGAACGACAGGCGCGTCAGCTCCTCCGCAACGCGAAGCAGGCGGCGATCCACTCCGGAAAATCGCCAGTCGGCCTCGCCGCCGCGGCGGTGTACGCGGCCGCGCTGCTCACCAACGAGAAGGTGACCCAGAGCGAAGTGAGCGAGGTCGCCGACGTCTCTGAGGTCACGATCCGCAACCGATACAAGGAACTGCTCGAAGCCGACGACGCCGGAATGATCGCGTAA
- a CDS encoding translation initiation factor IF-2 subunit beta yields MDYEDQLDRALEQSPDVAEGGTRFEVPDPEVRPEGHATVWENFEATHDRLARDPDHLVRFMQSELGTSAQIDDRGRARFTGDFKQRRVSEALDAYVGDFVTCGECESPDTRLIDQQGTTVLKCDACGAISPVPDL; encoded by the coding sequence ATGGACTACGAGGATCAACTCGATCGAGCGCTCGAACAGTCACCGGACGTCGCCGAGGGTGGCACGCGGTTCGAGGTCCCCGATCCCGAGGTCCGCCCGGAGGGGCACGCGACGGTCTGGGAGAACTTCGAGGCGACCCACGACCGCCTCGCGCGCGACCCGGATCACCTCGTCCGGTTCATGCAGTCGGAACTCGGGACGAGCGCGCAGATCGACGACCGCGGGCGAGCGCGGTTCACCGGTGATTTCAAACAGCGGCGCGTCTCCGAGGCGCTAGACGCCTACGTCGGGGACTTCGTGACGTGCGGAGAGTGTGAATCGCCGGACACGCGGCTCATCGACCAGCAGGGAACGACAGTATTGAAATGCGACGCCTGCGGCGCGATCTCGCCGGTTCCCGATCTGTAG